tattactcgCAAATGCGTAAAGTAGCATAGTACAacgtaataaaatatgacgTAGTGATATATAAcgcaataatatatatatatcgcaataatatatatatatcgcaataatatatatatatcgcaataatatatatatatcgcaataatatatatatatctcaataatatatatatatcgcaataatatatatatatcgcaataatatatatatatcgcaataatacatatatatcgcaataatattacataaggtaataaaatatataaaataaaattataaaacataatattacaTACTACCTTACGCGAAAAGGAAAAAGCTCTactagtatattttttacatgaCAATTATTCTGAACATTGTTACAGCCAAAATGTACTTATAAccttaaaaatgtataagccttatcattaatttaaataatagaataatgGTGGTACTTAgattctaatatatatataatactacatgtacaattaatatatatgtacatattgaacgcaacaaaaaaaaaaaaaaaagatgggCAAGATGGGCGAATCTtataaaattgaatattttttaggtatagatatatacataaacttatgtatattatatatatatatatatatagatatagatatatatatatctatatatatatataatatatgaatgaaAGAAAAAGCGGGCAAAACGACAGACTAAAtgagaaagaaaagaaaaccTTCgacgaaaataaaattaagcaCAGGCAGAATTAGGAAACAGAAGTAAAGAAAAAGgtgaaaaagtgaaaaaatgaaaaaatatataaatataaataatgaatgtttaaaaaaaagaaaaaaaatgataccCTCTgtcttcatatttatataattttaggtaacttaaaaaaataaatatatatataggtacgaaatttttttttttttttattgtacgcaaaaaaaaaaaaaaaattgcttaatggttactctttttttttttttttttttttttttttgaaaaaagtgctttatttattatattacggGTTTGAGAAGGAATATATTCTAAACCCTAACTACATCCGGTGGTGTCgggtatattttatataaacgaTGAGTTACATTATCATTTGGCAGTAAcacacataatatataatatacatgtataaggtatatatatatatatatatatatatatatgtatacgtatgtacatttgACTTTTTGCTGCTTAAACATCTGAGAAAAAGTAGAacatgtttaaaaaatatttcgcGCGTCATGAATAATGTATGTAACGCTTGTACTTAGATACCATTatgaagtatatatatacaaatatatacatatatatatattttatttattattttttttttttttctcatattgTGCGCACATGAGAGTAGCTACCTCTTATATGCATACACCTTTCGTGGAACTaggtttatataaataaacaatgtAGAAAGTGAAGCGTAcaatttttccaaaaaaaaaaaataaataaaataaacttgttacattatatagatgatatacgtatatatatatatatatatatatatatatatgtaaattcaTGTACGGGAAATGTGCTGTAGGGGAAATATATACTCCTCGTACTAAGCGtgcataaatgtattatgGGCACATAAAGTATAATGTGCACTTacgtaaatttatatacatatattatgcataaaagtataagaaaaaaagccCAAAAAAGCTATTTTGTTGTGCCTTTCATTTTACCaatttttctctatttttcaattttttaattttttctgttttttcaaATTGTGCAAAATACTGCCACATTTTGTTGCAATTCGTTCATTTTGCTACATTTCGTTACAATTTTCCCgcatcttattttattttcaaaattgcAGTGCTGTGGCATTATGATGTATTTGCCAGATTTAagtttatttcttttaacatattatataaggaATGATTGAAAGTTAGAAAAATGGGGGTGTTAAGAAAGAatgttctttttaatatgttcAAATTAAAGAACGCATATTTAGTCATAGAACAAGGTAGCAAAGGGAAGCTTGTATATTCTTCCCAAAAGGGCTATATCAACACTGTGGTTTCCCCTGATAAAGAGTTAGGCAACAGTGTTAATAGCGTTAATAGCGGCAGTAGCAGCAATAGCGGCAATAGCACCGACCGCCTAAAAATGAACGACTTCCACTACTTTAACATATActtattgaaaaataaaaattttgtaaatttcgTTTTAACATACAATTtttgtgaaaataaaaacatgtaCGTGTGCATGCTAATACatttaagtaatatatataatacgcTAAGTGTAAAAGACATATGTAGagtattagaaaaaataatagaacatAATAAAGCGTccttttcacatttttttattaaaggaGAAACTATATTAAAGTTGTATTCACAtctttgtaataatatagttAAGCTAAACGTATCTGAGTTAGTTACACTTATGAAATGCTGTTGTTATACTAGGAATGAATACCCCATTGAATGTattaggaaaataaaaaaggtcCTTATGACCAAGAATTTAACTTGTTTAAACACAGTTTTGTTTAACGATATATGCAATTGCTTAGTTAATATAAGGAATGATTTTAAGTTAAGAAAGTTTCCTTATGACAACTCTCTACATTACAAAATATTGTTGCACTTAAGGAGTGAAATTATGAATGTAGATGTTCATCGCTTTTTTCAAATACTCCCTTTTTACATTAACTTAACCAAGGTTTCTCGAGGAGAGCGGGAGCAAAGTGGGGAGAAGCATGTAACGATAAAGCACGTTGCCCCTTCATGCGCGGTTGAAGCAGTGAACACAGGTACTACTACCTTCGAAAATGTTACCACCTCCGCAAATATTACAACCTTTGCACCCAATGCTCATACCTCAAGCAGCACTCGGAACCTCCCTCTTGACGACGGTGAGCATAAAGGAGGAAACCACTCAACCAATGGATCGAATGGAACGATTGAAAGGGAAAATAACTTCTTTTTGAGGAACCAAAATGGAAGAAGCCATTCAGAGGACAAGCTAAATAGTAGTAACCTCGTCTTGAGTGAAGACGAAGTGGCTTCGTTAAAAAACAATTGCAAGttaatctttttaaataaaatgaacgaAATAAACAAGGATATGGTTCTACCAGCAGTAACTATATTTAAATGGATAGAGATAAATGATCGTTTAATTttcatgcatatatgtgaaatctttttaaaaaatattgtattcTACGATTCAAAAACTGTTGTACGCTTTTTTCGAAAATGTCATAGTATGAAATTTCAGAAGATCAGAGAAACTAATGATGATGGGGAAAGAAGGAGTACAAAAGATGTGAAAAATGGGCATGGAAAACAAAACAAGCCAAAAGAAGATATAAATGAGTATTGCACTTATGCAGTAGATAAAGAAATAGGTATAAGGGAGAAAACAACATACAGTAGTAGCAGCAATGCACGTGGTGCTAAGCCTCTGAGGATATTGAAAATTGACGGTAACCCTGCTGCCACTGCTAATATAGATTCCACTGCTAATACTGATAGCACGGACGTTGCAACAAATTTACTTTTGAACCTAATAAATGAGAGGGTTTATCATATGAGCATTTCCCAGTTATACTGTGTTACCTATGGCATATATGGATTCATTGAGAACATGAAACAGTTttcaaatttaaataatttaaaaaataatatgaatttacTCTTTTCTATGTGTGTTCAGTACATAACGAATTATGTTAATAAGGAGATGATAAGGATGCAGAACAAAAATACAGACTTGTATGATGAACAGATATTGAAGGAGGATTATCCTAATTCATGCAAGACCACAACTGGTAGGAGTTTGTTATATGAAAAACAAGCAGAACTGAAAAAGGAGAACGTTCTCCGAGATTTAAACATGAACATTGACCACGTATACATCTCATCTACAGGGGTGTACGTCAACGAAGGGGGAAAAAGACTCGATGAGGGCAAAGGACAACTTAGTCATCTCAGACAACCGAACAATCCCAGTAACCCCGGGCCTGCCAGTCCTCCCCGCCTTATTATCCTCTCGTGTGAGATCCTGCTAAACATAAGCCACTTCAACATTTCGAAAAATCATCGCAAAATTAAGCTTATTTAtgaatgcataaataaaCTCCTCTGTTATGAGGCGGCTCAATGGAATAACGACGATCTCCTGACCATGTTAATGTGTTTGTCcaatttatatttcaaaacGAATGATAACTACATTTTCCATGcatataagaaaattttaaataaattagaaatGCAGAAATACGAAATGAATGGTCAtcattttaataaacttGCTATTGCTTTAGGTCCACTACTccatgaagaaaataaattaatacaatatttttctcaatttttaattttttatgttgaaaataatattgttcCTTTACGTTCTTGTGTTTTcttattacaatatattatgaaaaatttgtatattaaattaaatgcCCATCTAGCTCAATTGAATTTGTTAATCATAAAtagattatttttatatttaaaagaagcatatacatatacacaaaagTTCGATGAAGACGATCCTTCTGTTCATATGATGATGTTTAAAAGTTTTCTACTTTTACATTCTATAAATGACAATACgttaatatgtattatgaCTACTTTATCTATTATCatgcaaaatgaaaaatatggcTCAAATATAAAGGACCAGGCAATCGTCATTCTTCGAAAAATTGTTAAGTATATTGCACCCAGctcttttcaaaaatttcCAAAAAGGTATATTCACCTCGACTTGCTCCAAGCGTTGTCTCCCGATCACGATCAAGTGAGGCAAGTACTGCTCAGCAGGATGTAGCACAAGGGGAAGAGAAGTGGAACAAGAAGAACTTGGAAGTGCAGAAATGGGAAAAGTAGTAGAAAAGTGGAGAgatggaaaataaaacaaaagagcTATATATAAATGGGCAAAAGATTATTCAATAGTATGAAGTAGTGCTATATGCATTCAACTAAATATCCCACTTTTCTTCGTAAGAGACTAATGTggaaatataattcattaggtatattcttaaaaatggATGAAAAGTTGTATAAAAAGAGGAGAGGAGATATGTAGTTGTGTAGAAAAAAACAAGTTCAGGAATTTTATACTCAGGGTGTTCGTGCCTGTGTATGGATATATGCGCCCATGCAAAAGCGCTAGCGAGCACGAGCACAAGCACGAGCACGAACACAAGCACGAGCACGAACACAAGCATAAGTACAAACACAAGCATAAGTACAAACACAAGCATAAGTACAAACACAAGCATAAGTACAAACACAAGCATAAGTACAAACACAAGCATAAGTACAAACACAAGCACAAACATAAGCACAAACTcaaatacgtacatacatctATGTTCCCATGTTGTGTAATAAAAAGGCCTCTAAAGTAGTGATAAATAATGTAGCGCACATTGTCAACGTTATAAGGCTTTGCTTATTCTCCCCCCCCCGCACCCTCTCTCCGCGCAGATTTACCATTGTACATAAGGTTTTACCGTCATTTTAGAGCTCGTTATATGggattatatgtacatgtatacatgtacatttatgtatttatatttgcatatatacatatatatacacacatatggATATATGTTTGAAAAATGATGGGCTCTACAAATTAATATCTGCCCAcagtatttgttttttaaattattactaaCTTTGTTTTAGTTTGTTTTGCCTTAAATGTGTTATAATTTCACAGTTATAGTTATGTTTGCCTATCAATCCATATATATGTCCATttatctttcttttctttcctttttttttttattttttaaatttgtacaCATAATTGCATTATCTCTATGTATACATGATGCTTATGCGAAACcgtacatgtacgtatatatgggACAAAATTTAgccttaaaaaaatattatcatcaGTTGTTAACATCTTGATTTAACTACAATGATTTAATAACGTAGTAGTTCAATGAACACGAAACCGAGGATTATGTTTGTTGTGCTTCTTCGCaataaacaattttattatatacaaaatataatagttaTGGAAAAAATCTACCAAGGGATATGGTCTATGGTCGTGTTTTTCTTCAGGTAATTATGCATGAAAAGGTATACatgaatatgtaaatatgtaagtatacatatgtgcagtACGAGGGAGCACTATTTGCCCTTGTGTTTCCCATTCCTTatccctttttattttaattttttttttttttttttttttttcctattattTCAACTGTGTTAAATCACCCGCGCACTTAACTTTTTGGTAGGCCTGCGCTGCATAAATAAACGGACAAAAACTCGGCCTCTTTAAGTAGCCATTTGTTCATGTGTTCACTTGTTCATTCATGCATTTATTTACTCATTTatatgctatttttttttttttttttttttctacttttctattttctacttttttattttttactcatttattttttactcatttattttttactttttattttttttattatatttttttttatttttcattttacttttttaaacttattttttattttatttttttttatttttcattttacttttttaaacttattttttattttgttttatttattttatttttttttattttttattttacttttttaatcttattttttattttattttattttatttatttttactggCTCTTGCATTGTGAGGAACCATCCGCAGAAATAGAGAAGCACGAACATGAACTCATatgaagttaaaaaaaaattaaaatacagTAAGGGAAAATATTTGACTAAATAAAAAGGACTCTGCCTTTTATTTGTCACGTTCATTTTctcataattttaaaacttgTAGTTATAATTGTgagtacgtatatgtatgatgtatatattaagtacgtatatgtatgatgtatatattaagtaCGTATATGAatgatgtatatattaagtaCGTATATGAatgatgtatatattaagtacgtatgtatgtatatatgtatgtccGTAAGCATATAAGCTTCTAGAGAAGTGAAACCAAATTATTTGGataagttaaaaattattatatagtgTTCCTGagcttttaaaaatagtgtTTTCCTTTCTCCATTATAGTATGTACGTACGTTTGTAGATACGTTCACCATAAcggcatatatatatatgtacgcacATAAGTACGTACATGCATGAGAACATATGCATCTCTTCTCACGTGTGCGCGTGGATACGTAAGTACTAGAAAGACCCAAGTAACAACAGTGTAGTCCAAACGAtgaattttcataaatataatgataagAAGAGGCATCTAACGACATACGGAGATGAACATAATTTTCAACCCCCGCAAGGAACATCATCATCTCCTCCATCAGTTATACATGGTCAGCAagttttttacttaaatacAATTCCTCAGTTTCCTTATACTCAACCCATATATAATCATCACATGAACTATGTAAACATGATCCATAATAGTGAAACtaattatataagtaaaagatcaatgaagaaaaaaaaaaattatcatcaATACAATAAACatcataataatgaaaattctCATCTGAGAGAGGCAGTTGAAGACCCATGGGGCCAGCTTTACGGAAGATACCCTGGCATTCATTTTACTTGAAAAGGTGCGGCACGAGGAATGTGCAGTGGTGCGTCTATGTCAAACTGTGTTATGCTATGTATTATGGCATGTTGTATgcctttcttcttttttttttttttttttttttccatttctgaTAAGGTTAGGTGGTGgagtaaaaacaaaaaagactGTCTTTACCCATTTTGTAAGCACTCATTTTACTCATTAAATGGGATTTATAGTAAGAATGAAAAGAGTGGAATAGTAAGGAAGGGGGAGGGAGAATGTGTACATCTCATTAGAACCAACATATAGGTCCGTCGAAATGTAAAAAGTGATGTTAATCATCAGGGTAGTGCATAAAATGGGGGAAAggtagtaataaaaaaaaaaaaaaaaaaaaaaaaaaaaagaacatattgtaattaaaaagaagaattaaaattactTATACCGAACAAAAGAGAATCGAATAATGTCAAATGTAACGTAGATTAGGTATATGTACAATACATATGcgtgtgtatatacatgtgtttgtattttattctttttatttggtAAATTCCACTCCATTCAGTCTTAGCTCAACTTAAGTGGACGACGTTTGCCTGCCCCTATGTCGaggttttattttttcgccTTTTTAACAAcagcttcttttttttttttttctttttagttACACTTCTGATAAATGCGCGGACGATTGTCCTTTCGCTTTAATTTaagtaaatatgtaaatggtgtttacatgtttatattttgtttactcaatttttacataatgttttcataatttttacgtAATTTTTGTGCATTTACTTAAACAtcgtaaaaacaaaattaattttaaaagatgcTCAATTGTGTTCaatcaattttaaaatgaaaaaaaaaaaaaaaaaaaatgagcaataggaaatgaaaaaaaaaaaaaaaaaaatgagcacgtaggaaatgaaaaaaaaaaaaatgacgtaaaaaatgataatgtaAAGGAGTGCTAGAAGGAgcaaaaaattggaaaaataaTGGAGGGGGATCATCTttaattttccaaaaaagATGGAGAGAAATATACACGTGAATATCTACATTAGCGAATACAAACTAACATACATAGACATATAAGCTATACACCGACAGAGGTTACTTGTCAAAAATAATGGAAAGCAATATAATATCTCCTATTTCGTAATTTAATGACAGCAACGTTTTGTTGTCTTCTTTATAACTATATTTCGTACTATGCACTTTTGATAAAAAAGTAAGCTGTTTTTTCTCATTGGAATAAACCTTGAAAATCCACTGAGCATTTCTTTTTCGACTTTCTTCATAAAAATCTTTTACTAGTGTTACAATCTCTCTCATGGTGATATCTAACCATGCATAAATTTGTAACTCGTTACTATGCACATCATTTgaagtaaaatttatatcatcCACATTGGTATATTCGTCATCATGATTATAAAACAGTCGAAGAAGAAATGGGCAAGCCTTTTCTCTATCTATGATTCCTCTTGTTCTTTCCGTCCCGTTCATATTACTAATAGgattattactactaataTGATTATTCCTACAAATAGCATTATTCCTACTAATATgattattactactaataTGGTTATTACTACTAATATGGTTATTACTACTAATATGGTTATTACTACTAATATGGTTATTACTaccaatattattattattattgtaacaCTGCTGCTTCTTATAATTGAATAAAGTAGTATTACTATAATTGTGGTGTTCATAATTTCGGTACTTAGGTCTACTCATATTGGAGTGGCCACGCCCAGAATATATGTTTTGCTTCATATGTATATCGTTTCTTCTATATCTGGCATGCTTATCTTCACcaattttcatttctttagATATATCTCTCTTTAAACGGTATTTCACAACGTCATTGTTGCTACTGTCAATGGAATGGACATATCGTCTCTTCCTTTCTCTGTCCCTTTCTCTATTCCTTTCTCTTTCCATTTCTCTTTTCCTTTCCCTTTGCCCATTTCCTTTCCCTTTTCTTACCATTTTCAAGtcttttttatgttcatgTTTTCTACTCCTTCCATACGAATGTACACTACTACTTGATATAAACAACTCTTCATGTATTTCATTACTAAATGAACTCACATTCTCTTTAACTCTATCTGAATATCTTAAGTTTATCGTTTCATTTGTAGTTGAAATTACAGCtgatttattttctttccaATCGTTATGATTCCTTCtgttttcttctctttttttttttttgttcttttcttCGTTCTTTTCTATATCTCTTCgatcctttattttttctctttctccCTCTTGACTCcataattttccttttccattCTTTTTGGAATgtctttgttttttattcaaaTCGTTTTTTACTTGTCTCCctcttttattaatataggAATTATTACATCTATCATCATCATAATAAATATCATCCTTTGATTCATCTTCTGACCCATTTGATTCATCATTAGTTGTATACCCCCCTCTGTTCTTGTTACTTTTACCCACGGAAGAATTACGCGTTCTTTTGCCAACATAATCATATTTCGAATTATACCTCTTTTCGACATCACTTGGCTCATCGCCCCTTCCCAGTCTGTCGTGCGCCTTGTATTTATGATTATCATCAATATGCCGATTGCTTCCATCGTAACGCTTACAACTATTGCTGTGTGTGTAGCTATTGCAGCTACTGCGATCATCATGACGATTTATTCTTTCCTTCCTCTTTGACAATTCATCCGGACTCATGCTGATTGAGTGCGTGTCTCTACTATGCCTCCTCGTGTTATGTTTTTTCCCCCTTAGATAATATTCCGGGTAgttctttctatttttttcgtttttatcCTTCCCACTTCTTTCTTTTCCACTCCTTTCCTTTCCGTCTCTTTCCTTGTCCTTTTTTCCCTCACTATATTTATGATTACCCTTCTTTAAACAATAATCGCTGCTTCTCCTCCTTTTGTAATTCCTTGGAcctctttcatttttttctgtgCTCCTATTACGACTACCGCAACTACTACTGCTcctgctactactactactactactactactactactacttaTACTTGTAATATCTTCATACAAACTCGATAGACTAACACTACTCAGTTTATTACTTTGCCCCCCTTTTTTATACTTCTCCTtagttttccttttttttttgtcatccTTCCTTTTATATTCCCTATCATGATATTCATAGTTGCTACTGCTTAAAGACGCATAATCCTTACGTTCCtcaatttttccttttctttttttatgtatacttTTTGAGTGTTGACTATTACGACTGCTATGACTGCTATGCCTGCTATGACTGCTATGACTGCTATGACTGCTATGCCTGCTATGACTGCTATGACTGCTATGACGACCATAtcctttttctcttcttttttcataataattatcctcacttcttttccttctattatgattactttttttcctttcttcttttttttcttctttcttttttttcatcattatgTTGTTCTTTGTTTTATTCCCTTCTTCGTTTTTAAGGCTATTACTAAAGGATGACAAGCTCATTAAGCTTCTGTTTGAGGGACTGTACACCCTTTTTCTCTCTTCATTACTCTTACTTCCATCACTACAGTTATCACTACTATAATGACTATTGAGATCGTCACTACCGTCCTTATTGCTCCCTTCCTTTAGCGTAACTTCTATTATGCCATTCCTTGaactctttttatttttatctttatttatttttatatctctATCCTCTTTTTTTACTCCATCCGAACTGTGGGTGC
This genomic interval from Plasmodium brasilianum strain Bolivian I chromosome 1, whole genome shotgun sequence contains the following:
- a CDS encoding histone deacetylase complex subunit SAP18 codes for the protein MTISRSKTISLSISTFSQKEENNKKMEGKKKYGERNESMDETFSVNEKNQKLNLREDYNDSSAKGTHSSDGVKKEDRDIKINKDKNKKSSRNGIIEVTLKEGSNKDGSDDLNSHYSSDNCSDGSKSNEERKRVYSPSNRSLMSLSSFSNSLKNEEGNKTKNNIMMKKKKEEKKEERKKSNHNRRKRSEDNYYEKRREKGYGRHSSHSSHSRHSSHSSHSSHSRHSSHSSRNSQHSKSIHKKRKGKIEERKDYASLSSSNYEYHDREYKRKDDKKKRKTKEKYKKGGQSNKLSSVSLSSLYEDITSISSSSSSSSSSSSRSSSSCGSRNRSTEKNERGPRNYKRRRSSDYCLKKGNHKYSEGKKDKERDGKERSGKERSGKDKNEKNRKNYPEYYLRGKKHNTRRHSRDTHSISMSPDELSKRKERINRHDDRSSCNSYTHSNSCKRYDGSNRHIDDNHKYKAHDRLGRGDEPSDVEKRYNSKYDYVGKRTRNSSVGKSNKNRGGYTTNDESNGSEDESKDDIYYDDDRCNNSYINKRGRQVKNDLNKKQRHSKKNGKGKLWSQEGEREKIKDRRDIEKNEEKNKKKKREENRRNHNDWKENKSAVISTTNETINLRYSDRVKENVSSFSNEIHEELFISSSSVHSYGRSRKHEHKKDLKMVRKGKGNGQRERKREMERERNRERDRERKRRYVHSIDSSNNDVVKYRLKRDISKEMKIGEDKHARYRRNDIHMKQNIYSGRGHSNMSRPKYRNYEHHNYSNTTLFNYKKQQCYNNNNNIGSNNHISSNNHISSNNHISSNNHISSNNHISRNNAICRNNHISSNNPISNMNGTERTRGIIDREKACPFLLRLFYNHDDEYTNVDDINFTSNDVHSNELQIYAWLDITMREIVTLVKDFYEESRKRNAQWIFKVYSNEKKQLTFLSKVHSTKYSYKEDNKTLLSLNYEIGDIILLSIIFDK
- a CDS encoding hypothetical protein (conserved Plasmodium protein), with the translated sequence MGVLRKNVLFNMFKLKNAYLVIEQGSKGKLVYSSQKGYINTVVSPDKELGNSVNSVNSGSSSNSGNSTDRLKMNDFHYFNIYLLKNKNFVNFVLTYNFCENKNMYVCMLIHLSNIYNTLSVKDICRVLEKIIEHNKASFSHFFIKGETILKLYSHLCNNIVKLNVSELVTLMKCCCYTRNEYPIECIRKIKKVLMTKNLTCLNTVLFNDICNCLVNIRNDFKLRKFPYDNSLHYKILLHLRSEIMNVDVHRFFQILPFYINLTKVSRGEREQSGEKHVTIKHVAPSCAVEAVNTGTTTFENVTTSANITTFAPNAHTSSSTRNLPLDDGEHKGGNHSTNGSNGTIERENNFFLRNQNGRSHSEDKLNSSNLVLSEDEVASLKNNCKLIFLNKMNEINKDMVLPAVTIFKWIEINDRLIFMHICEIFLKNIVFYDSKTVVRFFRKCHSMKFQKIRETNDDGERRSTKDVKNGHGKQNKPKEDINEYCTYAVDKEIGIREKTTYSSSSNARGAKPLRILKIDGNPAATANIDSTANTDSTDVATNLLLNLINERVYHMSISQLYCVTYGIYGFIENMKQFSNLNNLKNNMNLLFSMCVQYITNYVNKEMIRMQNKNTDLYDEQILKEDYPNSCKTTTGRSLLYEKQAELKKENVLRDLNMNIDHVYISSTGVYVNEGGKRLDEGKGQLSHLRQPNNPSNPGPASPPRLIILSCEILLNISHFNISKNHRKIKLIYECINKLLCYEAAQWNNDDLLTMLMCLSNLYFKTNDNYIFHAYKKILNKLEMQKYEMNGHHFNKLAIALGPLLHEENKLIQYFSQFLIFYVENNIVPLRSCVFLLQYIMKNLYIKLNAHLAQLNLLIINRLFLYLKEAYTYTQKFDEDDPSVHMMMFKSFLLLHSINDNTLICIMTTLSIIMQNEKYGSNIKDQAIVILRKIVKYIAPSSFQKFPKRYIHLDLLQALSPDHDQRLMWKYNSLGIFLKMDEKLYKKRRGDIFTIVHKVLPSF
- a CDS encoding hypothetical protein (conserved Plasmodium protein) translates to MNFHKYNDKKRHLTTYGDEHNFQPPQGTSSSPPSVIHGQQVFYLNTIPQFPYTQPIYNHHMNYVNMIHNSETNYISKRSMKKKKNYHQYNKHHNNENSHLREAVEDPWGQLYGRYPGIHFT